The window TAACTCTTTAAATGGGTAATCCTCTTTCCGCCGCTAATTCTGGAGCTATTAAGCAAATTTGTAAATGCCTTCCCAAATGAAAGATTATCAGTGCAGTAACTTCGGAGGTAATTTTTCTCTGCTTCTCAACACATAATCATGTAATCAATACCACTGCCTAAGGCATTTTGTGATGCATTTCTTTGTATTAGGGAAATATATGCTCCAGATAATTAGGCACAATGACAGcatatatttattcagttacCGTTCCAGTCATGATTACAATGTAGTCCACTCATGGCAATTCATTTTATTGACCTTCATTTCTGTGTGACTATTGATATGCACTTTTAACCTTGAGATAAACATTGACTGATCATTTCACAGGAATTTATTTTACCTCAATCTTGCTTTAAGATTGATTGAATTGTGGGAATTAATATATTAATAActagtactgtatattaatatacagtactagACAACTGGTTTCAGAGAAAGGTCTGATATTCGTATAGCAATacgaatatttttgaagatggaCTGAGTCCTACAGCCATCCTTTAATGAGCTTGTGTTTCCTTTCCAGTATGCATCCAGTTCATCTGGAGGGGAAAGTTCCTGTGAGGAAGGGAGGATCCGTCGACCACCTCACCTCAGGCCTTTTCATCCTCGGACTGTGGCCTTGGACCCAGATCTACCCTCTCTGCTCAGTGACCCAGAATACTCCTCCAGTAGTGAACAGTCATGCGACACTGTCATTTATGTGGGACCTGGAGGAGCTGCAATCTCGGACAGGGAGCTTAGTGACAATGAAGGTCCACCTGCCTTTGTTCCCATCATCCCTTCTCTGAACAAGAAGAGGACAGCAAAGGAGGATCCCTTAGACAGAGACCACTTCTTTAAATGCAACACATTTGCTGAGTTGCAAGAGAGGTTGGAATGTATCGATGGTAGTGAAGAACCTACAGCATTTGTTGGTGAGGGCAAACGAAACCAGGCGAGCCCTAAGATGGACAAATCTAAGGAGAGTTGGAGTTCTGTTTCACCAAAGATTGTTGCAAGTATGACTTGCAACCAAGATGGCATCTCACCGAAACAATCTCCTAAATCAGTTGCCCTACAGCCATTTTGCAGTCCTGGCACTAAATCTAAAGTGGACATTTCAGAAAGGCAAGACATACCTGCAGAAAGAAAAGGATCGGAATGTGTTCCGAATGTATGCAGAACCAGTGCTGATGGTGAGAGGAACTTGCTTTCAGAAAACAGTGTTGATGCTGATAAATTGCCAATTGCTGCAACAACTCATCCTGAACCAGTTGTAAGAGAGAAGATTCACTTCAACAAGAAAGCCTCTCGCAAGGAAAATTCCGAAAAGTTGGAACGATCCAACACCAGAATGCCCCCGGTAGGAATGAGCCACAAAGCTGTGAAAGGGAGGGATCGTTGTATTTCCCCAATTGTCCGAGTTCCAATGGAGGTTTGCCAGGTGAGCTCCAGCTTGCAGGAAAGGTGTTTTGATCGGGACATCCTGAGAGCAACTGTCACCTTGCAGCAGCCTGTGGAGCTGAATGGAGAAGACGAGCTGGTGTTCACTGTGGTAGAGGAACTGTCTGTAGGCAGTATTGTTGATAAGGGCAGGCCATCCAGCATTATCAGCTTTAACAGCGACTGTTCTCTGCAGGCCCTTGCCTCTGGCTCCAGACCTGTCAGCATCATTAGCAGTATCAATGATGAATTTGATGCCTACACATCATCTGTTGGGGGAGCTGATTTGAATGTTGCATCGGTCACACCGCTACAGGAAGGAGCAATTGAGTGTGTACATAGTAGGGGTTCATCTGTCAGTTCTTGGCTTAGTGAAGTGAGTGTCTGCACCATGGAGAGTGAAGGGGCTCAATCTTCTGATGTCTTCCTTCCACCAGACAAGAGCTTGGGACCAGAAGCCACCTTTCATTTTGATTCCCTTGATATGTTCCATTGTGTATCATCAACTAGAGATGCCAAGAATTCCTTGAATGACAGTGGATTTAGTTTTTCTGAACAGGACAGTGACAGTGCTGCCTCAAGCAAACTATCATTGACAAAGTGCCCCCCATCTCCAGATTCAACCAAAGCATCCCTTAGATTACCTTCTAAAATAACAAACGCTCATTCATTTAGCTCTACACTTTCACAGAGTCCCTCCATGGTTCACTCCAGTCTTCCAAGGAAAGTGAAACCTACCTCATCCATCCCCAGTAGTAGCAGTAGCAGCGACAGTAGAGATCCACTGAGGCAAGATGCCAAGCAGGAAAATCACTGGCAGCGCACAGACAACCTCCCGCAAGCTCAACCGATTGTCTCCACCAGCAGATTTGTCAGAACGCCCCCCAGTGGTATCTCTTCAAGCAAAGTATCAAACACCTGTAACAGCGCACCTCGACTATCCAAGGCACATGGGTCAACCTCATCCCAAAGGGTGGTTGATGGGTGTGAGAAGTCTTTCAGTAAGAAGTCTGATCCTCCCAGCAGAATGCCTCAGCTAAGAAGAGGTGCCACCACTCTAGGAACAGTGCCCGTCATCCATTCCTCAATGGACTACAAGGGAGCCCAAGATGTTGCAGCAGCAACAAGTCTTAAATTCTCCTCTCTAGGGAAAAACAACAAGGCTAACTCACAGAAATCAAGTAATCTACCCAGAGCTGGTTGCATATCTCCTCCTCCACCGCCAGTAAGAAAGTCCAGTCTCGACCATAAGACTAAGATCCTTCTACCCCAAAGTGCCTTAAAGTCAGCATATGGGGAGGCAGGAAGGAGCATTGGAACAAGGGCAGTGGTATCAGAGGATGAGCTTGAGGTTCGTCACAGAGTAGACTCCATTAGTTTAAAAACCTCTAGTCTAAGAGCTGACCACAGCAATGTCAAAGTTACCTCAAGTCTAAAGGCAAGAGGGACAAGAGGTGAAGCTGGACATCACTATGGTAGTCAGATATCCTTGGAGAGGTGTGACAGCGTGTCTCTGTCCAGCCCCCGAGCTGGGCTTAGTAGGGAAAATAGTGGTGCGAGTCTGGGGAGCAACAGTAGCAAAGTTGGCAAATCTATTCCTAGATTTGGTATTCCTAATTCATCAAGTTCTCCTATCGCTACCTGTCCGTCATCCCCAGGTGCAGGAACTATAAGTAAAACAGGCCATGTCAAAGCATCAGGAAATCCTCGAGCATTAGGAGCACTCAGTAGCAGTAAGGCACGCTCATTGTCCGCCAACAGTTCCAAAGGCCTAAGTTCCTCCACCAAATCTTTGGCCACTGCAGTCACTAGGAATACCAATGCCAACCTTCCTCCATCAGGCAGAACGTCAGGGCCTCGGACCATTGCTGCTGTCAGTAGCAAGCCTGGGAGAGGGACTATCATGGGCGCAAAGCAGGCCGTACGAGCCGCCAACAGCCGTGTGAGCGAACTGGCAACAAGTGGCATATCGAGCAAGCACGTGAGAGTTTCCAGAGATTCGGACAGTGGCAACGACAGTGGTGTGAACTTGGGTGATTACAAATCTCCGATTGCTATGCTACCCTCGCCATACAGCAAAATTACAGCACCCAGGCGGCCCCAGCGTTACAGCAGTGGTCACGGCAGTGACAACAGTAGTGTGTTGAGTGGGGAGTTGCCTCCAGCAATGGGCCGCACAGCTCTCTTCTATCATAGTGGCGGAAGCAGCGGATATGAGAGTATGATCCGTGACAGTGAAGCCACGGGGAGTGCTTCCTCTGCCCATGACTCAATGAGTGAGAGTGGAATATCATCTTCAGGCAGAACAAGGAGCTCCAAGTATCCCAAAAAAAGAGCAACTGGTGAGAAATTCCTCTAATGAATTACACTGTGTTACTCCTGTTGACAAAAGTAAAAGGAAACTTTCAGCATATTACTTTAGCAATTGTAGCCTGGTGTTCATACTCTATTATCCAGAAAGGCTCTTTATCCTTTCCTTTCCATTATCCTCTCTTATTCAGCTGTGAATAggtatttcattgtattttctttctctctgattCAGCTCCATAAATTATTCATGGGTATATGGGAAACCGGTGATGAATGTTTCACAAAAAGACGACTCAAA of the Phycodurus eques isolate BA_2022a chromosome 14, UOR_Pequ_1.1, whole genome shotgun sequence genome contains:
- the kif26ab gene encoding kinesin-like protein KIF26A isoform X2, with product MNASGDGQLSPDSPSLEGCPTGQSPATPRKRLLSAEDARCSSRPAPEGAGSVSVPETEEKGGFCHSCQKKVSELRKLALALADQNSLKDTGYAAFLFEQLRTSGSKEGDVTCCQVCFTPLHQLKQEVLQTLHAPVPVFSPDMPAPPASSFLPQPSRFALSSSNIHASQMPKGQAASHSVLSLGEQPRGLCWSQNSSVPSGSKTSVQVTVAGGQFTGSLSSVTIQAQQYLEGVWSISRVNNFLPQPKPAQSLMGDAGKDVTTSVMSLNTITTSNSSTKSSTLAPCRLRGPMKTGIPIPTTSASSSITHSSSATASFFIRAAQKLNLSSKRKKQQPSLLHPQEPSIYPTNFSGILQVSPPPAPPCLLRAVSKVKENPGMGKVKVMMRICPSLEATDSSESQSFLKVDSRKKQVTLYDPASSPPHSSSGHRRSATVAVPKIFAFDAVFTQDASQAEVCSGTVAEVIQSVANGADGCIFCFGQVKLGKTNTMIGKDSSTQTLGVVPCAISWLFKLINERKEKTGARFSVRVSAVEIFGKEEELKDLLSEVSTGSQQEGQSPGIHLREDPICGTQLQNQSELHASTAEKAAFFLDAAISARSTSQPNADEEERRNSHMLFTLHIYQYRMEKSGKGGMSGGRSRLHLIDLGSCEKVLSKSRDAGGGACLSLNALGNVIMALANGAKHVPYRDSKLTMLLRESLGNINCRTTMIAHISDSPVNYADSLTTIQLASRIHRMRKKKSKYASSSSGGESSCEEGRIRRPPHLRPFHPRTVALDPDLPSLLSDPEYSSSSEQSCDTVIYVGPGGAAISDRELSDNEGPPAFVPIIPSLNKKRTAKEDPLDRDHFFKCNTFAELQERLECIDGSEEPTAFVGEGKRNQASPKMDKSKESWSSVSPKIVASMTCNQDGISPKQSPKSVALQPFCSPGTKSKVDISERQDIPAERKGSECVPNVCRTSADGERNLLSENSVDADKLPIAATTHPEPVVREKIHFNKKASRKENSEKLERSNTRMPPVGMSHKAVKGRDRCISPIVRVPMEVCQVSSSLQERCFDRDILRATVTLQQPVELNGEDELVFTVVEELSVGSIVDKGRPSSIISFNSDCSLQALASGSRPVSIISSINDEFDAYTSSVGGADLNVASVTPLQEGAIECVHSRGSSVSSWLSEVSVCTMESEGAQSSDVFLPPDKSLGPEATFHFDSLDMFHCVSSTRDAKNSLNDSGFSFSEQDSDSAASSKLSLTKCPPSPDSTKASLRLPSKITNAHSFSSTLSQSPSMVHSSLPRKVKPTSSIPSSSSSSDSRDPLRQDAKQENHWQRTDNLPQAQPIVSTSRFVRTPPSGISSSKVSNTCNSAPRLSKAHGSTSSQRVVDGCEKSFSKKSDPPSRMPQLRRGATTLGTVPVIHSSMDYKGAQDVAAATSLKFSSLGKNNKANSQKSSNLPRAGCISPPPPPVRKSSLDHKTKILLPQSALKSAYGEAGRSIGTRAVVSEDELEVRHRVDSISLKTSSLRADHSNVKVTSSLKARGTRGEAGHHYGSQISLERCDSVSLSSPRAGLSRENSGASLGSNSSKVGKSIPRFGIPNSSSSPIATCPSSPGAGTISKTGHVKASGNPRALGALSSSKARSLSANSSKGLSSSTKSLATAVTRNTNANLPPSGRTSGPRTIAAVSSKPGRGTIMGAKQAVRAANSRVSELATSGISSKHVRVSRDSDSGNDSGVNLGDYKSPIAMLPSPYSKITAPRRPQRYSSGHGSDNSSVLSGELPPAMGRTALFYHSGGSSGYESMIRDSEATGSASSAHDSMSESGISSSGRTRSSKYPKKRATGFQRRRLIPAPLPDTSSLGKKVGTAGQWVDLPPTLKEPFEIKVYEIDDVERLQRRRQEQATEPFNDVDKGLLYFNNKLKMLEKRQQQVRELKSKHEVLMEELEDTKARLMMDPSKWTGEFEVDPSLDKESPEYLDVLERVTEELEFCVNLCKSRVMMVTCFDISTQAVTAYEEPQEVEV
- the kif26ab gene encoding kinesin-like protein KIF26A isoform X1, yielding MNASGDGQLSPDSPSLEGCPTGQSPATPRKRLLSAEDARCSSRPAPEGAGSVSVPETEEKGGFCHSCQKKVSELRKLALALADQNSLKDTGYAAFLFEQLRTSGSKEGDVTCCQVCFTPLHQLKQEVLQTLHAPVPVFSPDMPAPPASSFLPQPSRFALSSSNIHASQMPKGQAASHSVLSLGEQPRGLCWSQNSSVPSGSKTSVQVTVAGGQFTGSLSSVTIQAQQYLEGVWSISRVNNFLPQPKPAQSLMGDAGKDVTTSVMSLNTITTSNSSTKSSTLAPCRLRGPMKTGIPIPTTSASSSITHSSSATASFFIRAAQKLNLSSKRKKQQPSLLHPQEPSIYPTNFSGILQVSPPPAPPCLLRAVSKVKENPGMGKVKVMMRICPSLEATDSSESQSFLKVDSRKKQVTLYDPASSPPHSSSGHRRSATVAVPKIFAFDAVFTQDASQAEVCSGTVAEVIQSVANGADGCIFCFGQVKLGKTNTMIGKDSSTQTLGVVPCAISWLFKLINERKEKTGARFSVRVSAVEIFGKEEELKDLLSEVSTGSQQEGQSPGIHLREDPICGTQLQNQSELHASTAEKAAFFLDAAISARSTSQPNADEEERRNSHMLFTLHIYQYRMEKSGKGGMSGGRSRLHLIDLGSCEKVLSKSRDAGGGACLSLNALGNVIMALANGAKHVPYRDSKLTMLLRESLGNINCRTTMIAHISDSPVNYADSLTTIQLASRIHRMRKKKSKYASSSSGGESSCEEGRIRRPPHLRPFHPRTVALDPDLPSLLSDPEYSSSSEQSCDTVIYVGPGGAAISDRELSDNEGPPAFVPIIPSLNKKRTAKEDPLDRDHFFKCNTFAELQERLECIDGSEEPTAFVGEGKRNQASPKMDKSKESWSSVSPKIVASMTCNQDGISPKQSPKSVALQPFCSPGTKSKVDISERQDIPAERKGSECVPNVCRTSADGERNLLSENSVDADKLPIAATTHPEPVVREKIHFNKKASRKENSEKLERSNTRMPPVGMSHKAVKGRDRCISPIVRVPMEVCQVSSSLQERCFDRDILRATVTLQQPVELNGEDELVFTVVEELSVGSIVDKGRPSSIISFNSDCSLQALASGSRPVSIISSINDEFDAYTSSVGGADLNVASVTPLQEGAIECVHSRGSSVSSWLSEVSVCTMESEGAQSSDVFLPPDKSLGPEATFHFDSLDMFHCVSSTRDAKNSLNDSGFSFSEQDSDSAASSKLSLTKCPPSPDSTKASLRLPSKITNAHSFSSTLSQSPSMVHSSLPRKVKPTSSIPSSSSSSDSRDPLRQDAKQENHWQRTDNLPQAQPIVSTSRFVRTPPSGISSSKVSNTCNSAPRLSKAHGSTSSQRVVDGCEKSFSKKSDPPSRMPQLRRGATTLGTVPVIHSSMDYKGAQDVAAATSLKFSSLGKNNKANSQKSSNLPRAGCISPPPPPVRKSSLDHKTKILLPQSALKSAYGEAGRSIGTRAVVSEDELEVRHRVDSISLKTSSLRADHSNVKVTSSLKARGTRGEAGHHYGSQISLERCDSVSLSSPRAGLSRENSGASLGSNSSKVGKSIPRFGIPNSSSSPIATCPSSPGAGTISKTGHVKASGNPRALGALSSSKARSLSANSSKGLSSSTKSLATAVTRNTNANLPPSGRTSGPRTIAAVSSKPGRGTIMGAKQAVRAANSRVSELATSGISSKHVRVSRDSDSGNDSGVNLGDYKSPIAMLPSPYSKITAPRRPQRYSSGHGSDNSSVLSGELPPAMGRTALFYHSGGSSGYESMIRDSEATGSASSAHDSMSESGISSSGRTRSSKYPKKRATGFQRRRLIPAPLPDTSSLGKKVGTAGQWVDLPPTLKEPFEIKVYEIDDVERLQRRRQEQATEQPFNDVDKGLLYFNNKLKMLEKRQQQVRELKSKHEVLMEELEDTKARLMMDPSKWTGEFEVDPSLDKESPEYLDVLERVTEELEFCVNLCKSRVMMVTCFDISTQAVTAYEEPQEVEV
- the kif26ab gene encoding kinesin-like protein KIF26A isoform X3, translated to MDWKELAAQKLNLSSKRKKQQPSLLHPQEPSIYPTNFSGILQVSPPPAPPCLLRAVSKVKENPGMGKVKVMMRICPSLEATDSSESQSFLKVDSRKKQVTLYDPASSPPHSSSGHRRSATVAVPKIFAFDAVFTQDASQAEVCSGTVAEVIQSVANGADGCIFCFGQVKLGKTNTMIGKDSSTQTLGVVPCAISWLFKLINERKEKTGARFSVRVSAVEIFGKEEELKDLLSEVSTGSQQEGQSPGIHLREDPICGTQLQNQSELHASTAEKAAFFLDAAISARSTSQPNADEEERRNSHMLFTLHIYQYRMEKSGKGGMSGGRSRLHLIDLGSCEKVLSKSRDAGGGACLSLNALGNVIMALANGAKHVPYRDSKLTMLLRESLGNINCRTTMIAHISDSPVNYADSLTTIQLASRIHRMRKKKSKYASSSSGGESSCEEGRIRRPPHLRPFHPRTVALDPDLPSLLSDPEYSSSSEQSCDTVIYVGPGGAAISDRELSDNEGPPAFVPIIPSLNKKRTAKEDPLDRDHFFKCNTFAELQERLECIDGSEEPTAFVGEGKRNQASPKMDKSKESWSSVSPKIVASMTCNQDGISPKQSPKSVALQPFCSPGTKSKVDISERQDIPAERKGSECVPNVCRTSADGERNLLSENSVDADKLPIAATTHPEPVVREKIHFNKKASRKENSEKLERSNTRMPPVGMSHKAVKGRDRCISPIVRVPMEVCQVSSSLQERCFDRDILRATVTLQQPVELNGEDELVFTVVEELSVGSIVDKGRPSSIISFNSDCSLQALASGSRPVSIISSINDEFDAYTSSVGGADLNVASVTPLQEGAIECVHSRGSSVSSWLSEVSVCTMESEGAQSSDVFLPPDKSLGPEATFHFDSLDMFHCVSSTRDAKNSLNDSGFSFSEQDSDSAASSKLSLTKCPPSPDSTKASLRLPSKITNAHSFSSTLSQSPSMVHSSLPRKVKPTSSIPSSSSSSDSRDPLRQDAKQENHWQRTDNLPQAQPIVSTSRFVRTPPSGISSSKVSNTCNSAPRLSKAHGSTSSQRVVDGCEKSFSKKSDPPSRMPQLRRGATTLGTVPVIHSSMDYKGAQDVAAATSLKFSSLGKNNKANSQKSSNLPRAGCISPPPPPVRKSSLDHKTKILLPQSALKSAYGEAGRSIGTRAVVSEDELEVRHRVDSISLKTSSLRADHSNVKVTSSLKARGTRGEAGHHYGSQISLERCDSVSLSSPRAGLSRENSGASLGSNSSKVGKSIPRFGIPNSSSSPIATCPSSPGAGTISKTGHVKASGNPRALGALSSSKARSLSANSSKGLSSSTKSLATAVTRNTNANLPPSGRTSGPRTIAAVSSKPGRGTIMGAKQAVRAANSRVSELATSGISSKHVRVSRDSDSGNDSGVNLGDYKSPIAMLPSPYSKITAPRRPQRYSSGHGSDNSSVLSGELPPAMGRTALFYHSGGSSGYESMIRDSEATGSASSAHDSMSESGISSSGRTRSSKYPKKRATGFQRRRLIPAPLPDTSSLGKKVGTAGQWVDLPPTLKEPFEIKVYEIDDVERLQRRRQEQATEQPFNDVDKGLLYFNNKLKMLEKRQQQVRELKSKHEVLMEELEDTKARLMMDPSKWTGEFEVDPSLDKESPEYLDVLERVTEELEFCVNLCKSRVMMVTCFDISTQAVTAYEEPQEVEV